A window of the Nycticebus coucang isolate mNycCou1 chromosome 3, mNycCou1.pri, whole genome shotgun sequence genome harbors these coding sequences:
- the LOC128581062 gene encoding ubiquitin-like protein 5 has protein sequence MASNECLRLEVVAAAGWKFEFGASARVIKVVCNDRLGKKVSVKCNIDDTIGDLRKLIAAQTGTCWNKIVLKKWYVILKDHVSLRDYEIHDGMNLELYYQ, from the coding sequence AGTGCTTGAGGCTGGAGGTTGTGGCAGCTGCAGGTTGGAAGTTTGAGTTTGGAGCTTCAGCCAGGGTGATCAAGGTTGTTTGCAATGACCGTCTGGGGAAGAAGGTCAGTGTTAAATGCAACATCGATGACACCATTGGGGACCTTAGGAAGCTGATTGCAGCCCAAACTGGCACCTGTTGGAACAAGATTGTCCTGAAGAAGTGGTACGTGATTTTAAAGGACCATGTGTCTCTGCGGGACTATGAAATCCATGATGGAATGAACTTGGAGCTTTATTACCAATAG